One stretch of Arthrobacter polaris DNA includes these proteins:
- a CDS encoding type ISP restriction/modification enzyme, with protein sequence MGSATFEDVLDRLYFTAIDQKDKGSKFERLIKRYLELEPKYADQFSDVWMWQEYPGRDGKVDTGIDLVAKDRYTGELTAIQCKFYDPMSTLQKAQIDSFFTAAGKIDFSYGMVVSTTDKWSKHAEDALEGQSKEMTRLRLQDLAESTIDWAEFDVXHPEAMTQLDRKEPRKYQREAIDDVAAGFQTGDRGKLIMACGTGKTYTSLKIVEEQVPIGGTVIFLVPSIALLQQTLNEWTAQATVPLRALAVCSDTKVGRKENEDVSVHDLAFPATTDPVKLLNRARISTGQEAVTVVFSTYQSIDVIAQAQQQGLADFDLILCDEAHRTTGITEADHDDSTFVRVHDEKYLKAAKRLYMTATPRIYVQESKAKAAEDNVAVYSMDDEEVFGPEFHHLGFGNAVEMGHLADYKVLVLAVDEEAVSRSFQGMFEENGDLKLDDVARIVGCWNGLSKRGINGQRLDIVDDSPMRRAVAFARNIKESXKLAEEFELIGKQLLVNAAESEANDALKLEAGHVDGTFNVLERSAKLDWLKEQADGNVCRILSNVKCLSEGVDVPSLDAVLFLNPRNSQVDVVQSVGRVMRKAEGKEYGYIILPIAVPASQDPETALNDNKKYKVVWDVLQALRAHDDRFEAMINKLDLNRNANDVIDVIAVSGSFDADDGGAPAGEKNASDAAGTQETLFALARADEWRNAIFARMVRKVGDRRYWESWASDVKEIADRHVIRIRTILDGPDPRAREEFSVFLEGLRGNLNDGITEADAIDMLSQHLITKPVFEALFDGYSFAAHNPVSQVMDSMIAVLEQYNLDSEVQNLEXFYRSVRIRAEGVSNAEGKXKIITELYERFFKLAFPRTAESLGIVYTPVEVVDFIIRAVDDVLAKDFNSSLSAPGVHVLXPFAGTGTFTVRLLQSGRIKPEDLLRKYTQELHANEILLMAYYIAAINIEATLHGMLEEQAAVSGGDTADVAYVPFDGMVLTDTFQMSEDGDTLDEHVFTSNNDRVVAQNKLDIRIIIGNPPYSVGQSSGNDNNANLKYPTLDESIRSTYAERSTATTQNSLYDSYIRAIRWASNRILKSTDGGVVAYVSNGGYIDGNTADGLRKTLVDEFHDIYVYNLRGNQRTAGEQSRKEGGKXFDSGSRNTVAILILVXKPGPTTGAVLHYKDIGDYLDRKXKLALIEAASVGTLDWAAITPNADGDWINQRNNVFESFTPIAEKYEXGVKPTVFADFSGGLKTNRDSWVYNFSSDGLEFTTKKMIANYQEQLHSGVIDREPSRVSWSSGLESLHSRGVQIEFNSQRIRTAMYRPFVKMKVYFDDQLNDRRGRLPQIFPNETTENVGFYLPAPGNSAPTFLCLAVDTVPDLGGAGISGVQFFPRYTYPMPAAGDDLFTAAGASASPDKVDNITDATLLDYRSSYGAQVTKDDIXFYVYGLLHSPEYRTAFAADLKKMLPRIPKVVGADNFQAFAKAGRDLSDLHIGYETVKPYPFMEVETGAVPLGDDYAKYAVKKMKYGGKAGAWDKSRIIYNSQLTLEGIPGDAQRYMLGARSAIDWIIERYQVKTDKQSGIVNDPNDWSLEHEQPRYIIDLIGRIVTVSLETNRIVDRLPGLDLS encoded by the coding sequence ATGGGATCTGCAACATTCGAAGACGTTCTTGACCGCTTGTACTTTACTGCCATTGACCAGAAGGACAAGGGCAGCAAGTTTGAGCGCCTGATCAAGCGTTATTTGGAGTTGGAGCCGAAGTACGCGGACCAGTTCTCGGACGTGTGGATGTGGCAGGAATACCCTGGCCGTGACGGCAAAGTGGATACGGGGATCGACCTTGTCGCCAAGGACCGCTACACGGGTGAGCTTACGGCCATCCAGTGCAAGTTTTATGATCCGATGTCCACGCTGCAAAAGGCACAGATCGACTCGTTCTTTACCGCGGCAGGGAAGATTGATTTCTCCTACGGGATGGTTGTCTCCACTACAGACAAGTGGTCCAAGCACGCCGAAGACGCATTGGAGGGCCAGTCCAAAGAAATGACGCGGCTCCGCTTGCAAGACTTGGCTGAGTCAACCATTGACTGGGCCGAGTTCGACGTCGANCACCCCGAGGCAATGACCCAGCTGGACCGCAAGGAACCCCGCAAATACCAACGGGAAGCCATCGACGACGTAGCCGCAGGCTTCCAAACCGGCGACCGAGGCAAGCTGATCATGGCCTGCGGCACCGGCAAGACCTACACCTCATTGAAAATCGTTGAAGAACAGGTCCCCATCGGTGGAACTGTGATCTTCCTCGTACCCTCTATTGCGCTCTTGCAGCAGACTCTTAACGAGTGGACAGCACAAGCCACGGTTCCCCTCAGGGCGCTCGCAGTTTGTTCGGATACGAAGGTAGGCCGTAAGGAGAACGAGGACGTCAGCGTCCATGACCTGGCATTCCCGGCTACTACGGACCCGGTGAAGTTGTTGAACCGTGCCCGGATCAGTACCGGTCAGGAGGCTGTGACAGTTGTCTTCTCCACATACCAGTCCATTGACGTCATTGCCCAGGCGCAGCAGCAGGGCCTTGCCGATTTTGATTTGATCCTCTGCGACGAAGCGCACAGGACCACGGGCATCACCGAGGCAGACCATGACGACTCAACGTTCGTTCGCGTTCATGATGAGAAGTACCTGAAAGCCGCCAAGCGCCTCTACATGACGGCAACGCCGCGTATCTACGTTCAGGAGTCCAAAGCCAAAGCGGCTGAGGACAACGTCGCGGTCTACTCCATGGACGACGAGGAAGTGTTCGGCCCCGAGTTCCACCACCTGGGCTTCGGTAATGCCGTGGAGATGGGTCACCTGGCCGATTACAAGGTCCTGGTCTTGGCAGTGGACGAAGAAGCCGTCTCCCGCTCCTTCCAGGGCATGTTCGAGGAAAACGGGGACCTGAAGCTCGACGACGTCGCCCGCATCGTGGGCTGCTGGAACGGGCTCTCGAAGCGCGGAATTAATGGCCAGCGCCTCGACATCGTTGACGACTCACCCATGCGCCGGGCTGTCGCCTTCGCCCGCAACATCAAGGAATCCAANAAGCTTGCCGAAGAGTTTGAGCTCATTGGCAAGCAGCTCCTCGTAAACGCCGCCGAATCTGAAGCAAATGACGCCCTCAAGCTGGAAGCCGGCCACGTGGACGGTACCTTCAACGTGCTGGAGCGTTCGGCGAAGCTGGACTGGCTCAAGGAACAGGCAGACGGTAATGTCTGCCGTATCCTCTCNAACGTCAAGTGCCTGTCCGAAGGTGTGGACGTGCCGTCCTTGGACGCGGTGCTGTTCCTGAACCCGCGCAACTCCCAAGTCGACGTCGTTCAGTCCGTGGGCCGCGTGATGCGCAAGGCCGAGGGCAAGGAATACGGCTACATCATCCTACCGATCGCAGTGCCGGCATCCCAAGATCCCGAGACCGCACTGAATGACAACAAGAAGTACAAGGTTGTTTGGGACGTACTACAGGCCCTGCGTGCGCACGATGACCGTTTCGAAGCGATGATCAACAAACTTGACCTGAACCGCAACGCCAACGACGTCATTGACGTAATCGCAGTTTCCGGGTCCTTCGATGCGGACGACGGCGGTGCCCCGGCAGGGGAGAAGAACGCCTCCGACGCTGCGGGAACTCAGGAGACGCTGTTTGCCCTGGCCCGGGCAGACGAGTGGCGCAATGCGATCTTCGCCCGCATGGTCCGCAAAGTCGGAGACCGGCGATACTGGGAATCCTGGGCAAGCGATGTCAAAGAAATCGCCGACCGGCACGTGATCCGCATCCGCACCATTCTGGACGGGCCAGATCCACGGGCCCGTGAAGAGTTTTCCGTGTTTCTGGAAGGCCTGCGTGGCAACCTGAACGATGGCATCACCGAAGCCGATGCCATCGACATGCTCTCCCAGCACCTGATCACTAAGCCCGTGTTTGAGGCGCTGTTTGACGGCTATTCNTTTGCTGCGCACAACCCGGTATCGCAAGTAATGGACTCAATGATTGCCGTTTTGGAGCAGTACAACCTCGACTCTGAAGTGCAAAACCTGGAAGANTTTTACCGTTCCGTGCGGATCCGCGCTGAAGGTGTCAGTAACGCTGAAGGCAAGCANAAGATCATCACGGAACTCTACGAAAGGTTCTTTAAGCTCGCGTTTCCACGCACCGCCGAGTCTCTGGGCATTGTCTACACGCCGGTGGAAGTAGTCGACTTCATCATCCGCGCAGTGGATGACGTTCTCGCCAAGGATTTCAACTCATCCCTCTCCGCACCTGGCGTGCACGTCCTNGANCCCTTTGCAGGAACCGGAACTTTCACGGTCAGGCTCCTGCAATCTGGTCGGATCAAGCCCGAGGATCTGCTGCGGAAGTACACTCAGGAGCTGCATGCCAACGAGATCCTGTTGATGGCGTACTACATTGCAGCGATCAACATCGAAGCCACGCTACACGGCATGCTAGAGGAGCAGGCTGCAGTCTCAGGCGGGGATACAGCAGACGTTGCATATGTCCCATTTGACGGCATGGTCCTCACGGATACTTTCCAGATGTCCGAGGACGGAGACACCCTTGACGAGCACGTCTTCACGTCGAACAATGACCGTGTAGTTGCACAAAACAAGCTCGACATCCGCATTATTATCGGCAATCCGCCATATTCAGTCGGGCAGTCCAGTGGCAACGATAACAATGCCAACCTGAAATACCCCACTCTTGATGAATCGATCCGGTCCACGTATGCGGAACGGTCGACGGCGACNACTCAAAACTCGTTATACGACTCCTATATTCGGGCTATCCGCTGGGCGTCCAACAGAATACTGAAGTCGACCGACGGNGGAGTGGTCGCATATGTGTCCAACGGAGGCTACATCGACGGCAACACCGCCGACGGCCTCCGCAAAACACTTGTCGATGAGTTCCACGACATTTACGTTTACAACCTCCGTGGCAACCAGCGAACGGCAGGGGAGCAAAGCCGCAAGGAGGGTGGCAAGATNTTTGATTCTGGCAGCCGCAACACGGTGGCGATCCTGATCCTTGTGAANAAGCCCGGGCCTACCACCGGTGCCGTGCTGCATTACAAGGACATTGGCGACTACCTCGACCGCAAGGANAAACTCGCGCTCATCGAGGCCGCCAGTGTCGGCACCCTCGACTGGGCCGCCATCACNCCCAACGCCGACGGCGACTGGATCAACCAACGCAACAACGTGTTCGAGTCCTTCACGCCTATCGCCGAAAAGTACGAGGANGGCGTGAAGCCAACAGTCTTCGCTGATTTCAGCGGAGGCTTGAAGACAAATCGTGATTCCTGGGTATACAATTTTTCGTCCGATGGTCTCGAATTCACCACAAAGAAGATGATCGCCAATTATCAGGAACAACTCCATAGCGGAGTGATCGATCGCGAACCATCGAGAGTCAGTTGGTCGAGCGGACTAGAATCGCTCCATTCTCGAGGTGTCCAGATCGAGTTCAATAGCCAAAGAATACGTACGGCCATGTATCGGCCCTTTGTTAAAATGAAGGTCTATTTCGATGACCAGTTGAATGATCGTCGCGGACGGCTACCCCAAATATTTCCCAATGAAACTACAGAAAATGTAGGTTTCTACCTCCCAGCACCTGGAAATTCAGCTCCGACGTTCCTGTGTCTGGCTGTCGATACGGTCCCAGATCTGGGCGGGGCGGGGATCAGTGGNGTGCAATTCTTCCCTCGTTACACGTACCCGATGCCCGCTGCAGGCGATGATTTGTTCACCGCAGCGGGTGCGTCGGCGTCCCCGGATAAGGTAGACAACATCACCGACGCGACTCTACTTGACTACCGCTCAAGCTATGGCGCTCAGGTCACCAAAGATGACATCTTNTTCTATGTCTACGGGTTGCTCCATTCGCCCGAATACCGTACCGCGTTCGCCGCCGACTTGAAGAAAATGCTGCCGCGCATCCCCAAGGTCGTTGGCGCTGACAATTTCCAGGCCTTTGCCAAGGCCGGCCGAGACTTGTCAGATTTGCACATTGGCTACGAAACGGTGAAGCCATACCCCTTCATGGAAGTGGAAACCGGCGCCGTGCCCTTGGGCGACGACTACGCGAAGTACGCGGTGAAGAAGATGAAGTACGGCGGCAAGGCGGGTGCCTGGGACAAGTCTCGAATTATCTACAATTCACAGCTGACGCTGGAGGGCATCCCGGGAGACGCGCAACGGTACATGTTGGGCGCACGATCGGCGATTGACTGGATTATCGAGCGATACCAGGTCAAGACCGACAAACAGTCGGGGATTGTCAACGACCCCAACGACTGGTCGCTAGAGCACGAGCAGCCGCGTTACATCATCGACCTGATCGGCCGAATCGTCACTGTGAGCTTGGAAACGAACCGGATCGTTGACAGGCTACCTGGGTTGGACTTGTCCTAA
- the mobF gene encoding MobF family relaxase, whose protein sequence is MTVSIARLTAHSGVRYLLKTTMSDDVXLASGDATSYYMKAGTXPGRWLGQGLAGISRKSLAPVSSRDANAVFTHAEHPDTREPLGRHHGQTTVAHRNGEDVQRYAVAGFDLTFSVPKSVSTLWALAPQEVQRQVLAAHHEAVNEVLAWLEESAIHTRTGRGGVAHVGTVGAVAASFDHWESRARDPQLHTHVVIANRAQRITDHAWATLDSRTLYRATVAASVHYNGLLFDRLQDRLGAVSGFRSPAGHDRNPRHELVGVDDALIQEFSSRSYGINTETDRLIAEWEKTHGYTPSATTVIKFRQQATXSTRQAKETNPQPLDSLSAGWRDRAEKLGFDPAQVLRHTIDRSHERPVTVADLTASWVTAAAAASREAVARRRATWSRWNLLAEAERICAEIRCATGVDRRHTIDAVTTEAESQCVALNAYRYKIPLNAGNDIAFAGHSVFEFPGAHLYTDASILANEQLIMDTSKNDAGPSIAPDLADTLLITDSNHPDRPTLAEDQAAAAREVLCSGRFLDAVVGPAGSGKTTTMAAIRQGWEKVHGAGSVIGLAPAAASAEVLGRKMGLAAENVAKWLYESVGQGAAIRAEQFHDLEGTAAQQSWQRTRSAQRMAGLAMRQQLWCFRPNQLVIIDEASMVSTVQLAALVHQAQDAGAKIVLVGDPAQLDSIDAGGILGWLDRKGHAVQLTSIRRFNHPWXGPASLLXRAGDVESIQSYAAHGRLRHGDHAGMIDQAYESWAADTSNGLESILIAPDNDAVMALNERAHAELVDRKVVDATHVVRLSDGLSASRGDTVIARKNDRRVKDTAGDFIRNGTLIKITSKPGRDGAIHGRRLDTGQSIRLSCEYLAESVELGYATTAHRSQGITVDTSHTVLTQGCLTRELFYVGMTRGRDCNTAYVCESDTAQDHVALDAAEPTWQEIIAEVLTAQGAERTAHEVEEEQRESSHSLHQLTAEYDYLAQIVAAKQLRAAVESIQSGLSASLEVSPSWGAGVAAWRRASAAEPLAAAATLDHAIRRPGDANDLMAVIHARLRPLGNAKAPDGDDWLTEDLHTDRADVAEMVRQVQNLGIRRVQELKAKAAAGTEPWTRKLADTIPSIISVADRNTLKERIAIYRDRWLIGTDPDPLGPPSVGYEWERARDRERLNAELKRLQSMPANTDESSAAQVAVHATLTNVGWEI, encoded by the coding sequence GTGACTGTCTCCATCGCTCGCCTCACCGCTCACAGCGGGGTCAGGTACCTGCTGAAGACCACCATGTCCGACGACGTCNCCCTCGCCTCGGGTGATGCGACCAGTTACTACATGAAAGCTGGCACCNCTCCTGGCAGGTGGCTCGGCCAAGGACTGGCCGGCATCAGTCGTAAGTCGTTGGCTCCAGTGAGCTCAAGGGATGCCAACGCGGTCTTCACACATGCCGAACATCCTGACACCCGCGAGCCTTTGGGGCGCCATCATGGCCAAACGACAGTGGCCCATCGCAATGGCGAGGACGTTCAGCGCTATGCCGTTGCTGGTTTCGATCTAACCTTCAGCGTTCCTAAGTCTGTCTCGACGTTGTGGGCGCTGGCCCCGCAAGAGGTCCAACGGCAGGTCCTCGCCGCGCACCATGAAGCCGTCAACGAAGTCCTGGCATGGTTGGAAGAATCTGCCATTCATACTCGCACTGGACGAGGCGGCGTCGCCCACGTCGGAACCGTCGGCGCCGTCGCTGCATCCTTTGACCATTGGGAATCTCGAGCCCGTGATCCTCAGCTCCACACGCACGTCGTCATCGCTAACAGGGCGCAAAGAATCACCGACCATGCGTGGGCCACATTAGATTCACGAACCCTCTATAGAGCCACGGTGGCCGCCAGCGTGCACTACAACGGGCTCCTCTTTGACCGGCTGCAAGACAGGCTGGGTGCAGTGTCTGGTTTTCGATCTCCGGCTGGTCATGACCGGAATCCGCGCCATGAGTTGGTCGGTGTGGATGATGCCTTGATTCAGGAGTTTTCCAGCCGCTCTTACGGCATCAATACGGAGACCGATCGTTTGATTGCCGAGTGGGAGAAAACCCACGGGTATACCCCGTCAGCCACCACCGTCATTAAATTCCGTCAACAGGCAACTCNNTCCACCCGGCAAGCCAAAGAGACGAACCCTCAACCGCTGGACAGTCTTTCTGCGGGGTGGCGCGACCGCGCTGAAAAGTTAGGTTTCGATCCAGCGCAAGTCTTGCGACACACCATCGATCGGTCCCATGAGCGGCCCGTCACCGTCGCCGACCTGACGGCTTCCTGGGTGACCGCTGCTGCGGCCGCATCACGGGAAGCGGTGGCCAGGCGGAGGGCAACGTGGAGCCGCTGGAACCTTCTGGCCGAGGCAGAACGCATCTGCGCCGAAATCCGGTGCGCCACCGGCGTCGACCGCCGCCACACGATCGACGCCGTAACCACCGAAGCGGAATCACAGTGCGTCGCCCTCAACGCTTACCGCTACAAGATCCCGCTCAACGCCGGGAATGACATCGCCTTCGCCGGCCACAGCGTGTTCGAATTCCCCGGGGCCCACCTCTACACGGACGCGAGCATTCTCGCCAACGAACAACTCATCATGGACACCAGCAAGAACGACGCCGGACCCTCCATCGCGCCCGACCTCGCCGACACCCTCCTCATCACAGACAGCAACCACCCTGACCGTCCAACGCTTGCCGAGGACCAGGCCGCAGCAGCGCGTGAGGTGCTGTGCAGCGGCCGGTTCCTGGACGCCGTCGTTGGTCCTGCAGGGTCAGGGAAAACCACCACCATGGCTGCGATCCGCCAGGGCTGGGAAAAGGTTCATGGGGCGGGCAGCGTGATTGGGCTTGCCCCGGCGGCTGCGAGCGCAGAAGTTCTTGGGCGCAAGATGGGGCTGGCAGCGGAGAATGTCGCTAAGTGGCTGTATGAGTCTGTTGGTCAAGGTGCGGCCATAAGGGCTGAACAGTTCCATGATCTCGAAGGCACTGCGGCGCAGCAGTCCTGGCAGCGGACCAGGAGTGCCCAACGCATGGCTGGGCTGGCCATGCGTCAGCAACTATGGTGTTTTCGGCCAAACCAGTTGGTCATCATTGATGAGGCGTCGATGGTTTCCACAGTGCAGTTGGCTGCGTTGGTGCATCAGGCCCAGGATGCCGGTGCCAAGATTGTGTTGGTTGGAGACCCCGCTCAGCTGGATTCGATTGATGCCGGTGGGATCCTGGGTTGGCTGGACAGGAAAGGCCATGCGGTCCAGCTGACCAGCATTCGGCGCTTCAACCACCCGTGGNAAGGGCCAGCGTCGTTGCTTNTGCGTGCAGGGGATGTGGAGTCGATCCAGAGTTACGCCGCCCATGGGCGGTTGCGTCATGGGGACCACGCGGGCATGATCGATCAGGCCTACGAGAGCTGGGCGGCAGATACCAGCAACGGCTTGGAGTCGATCTTGATCGCTCCAGACAATGACGCCGTGATGGCGCTGAATGAACGCGCTCACGCCGAACTCGTGGACAGAAAGGTGGTTGATGCCACGCATGTGGTCCGCCTCAGCGACGGGCTCAGCGCAAGCCGTGGCGACACCGTCATTGCACGCAAGAACGACCGCCGCGTCAAGGACACCGCTGGCGATTTCATCCGCAACGGCACTCTCATCAAAATCACTTCCAAGCCAGGTCGCGACGGTGCCATCCATGGTCGCCGTCTGGATACGGGCCAAAGCATTCGCTTGAGCTGTGAGTACCTGGCGGAGTCAGTGGAGCTGGGCTATGCGACCACCGCACACCGTTCCCAAGGCATTACCGTCGATACCAGCCACACCGTCCTCACGCAGGGCTGCCTGACTCGCGAGCTCTTCTATGTAGGCATGACACGAGGGCGGGATTGCAACACTGCGTACGTCTGCGAATCCGACACCGCACAGGACCATGTTGCCCTCGACGCCGCCGAGCCGACGTGGCAAGAGATCATCGCCGAAGTACTAACCGCACAGGGTGCTGAACGAACGGCCCATGAAGTAGAAGAAGAACAACGGGAAAGTAGCCACTCCCTGCACCAGCTCACAGCCGAATACGACTACCTCGCGCAAATTGTTGCAGCCAAACAACTACGCGCCGCCGTGGAAAGCATCCAGTCAGGGCTTTCGGCCAGTCTCGAAGTATCCCCGTCGTGGGGCGCTGGCGTGGCTGCCTGGCGGCGCGCCAGCGCCGCTGAGCCACTTGCCGCGGCAGCAACACTGGACCATGCCATTCGACGTCCTGGCGACGCCAATGACCTGATGGCAGTCATCCACGCGCGACTTCGGCCGCTCGGGAATGCCAAGGCACCCGATGGTGACGACTGGCTAACTGAAGATCTCCATACCGACCGTGCTGACGTGGCGGAAATGGTCAGACAAGTGCAGAACCTCGGTATTCGCCGGGTTCAGGAATTGAAAGCCAAGGCAGCTGCCGGGACGGAACCGTGGACGCGGAAGCTGGCAGACACCATTCCTAGCATCATCTCGGTAGCCGATCGCAATACCTTGAAGGAACGCATTGCCATCTATAGGGACCGCTGGCTCATCGGTACCGATCCTGATCCATTGGGCCCTCCCTCGGTCGGCTACGAATGGGAACGCGCACGGGACCGGGAGCGCCTCAATGCCGAGCTGAAGCGACTACAGAGCATGCCCGCGAACACCGACGAATCAAGTGCCGCTCAAGTTGCTGTCCATGCCACTCTTACCAATGTCGGCTGGGAAATTTAG
- a CDS encoding IS3 family transposase gives MPKSFSVLRQRTTVDDLYRLVQQQENAGXKVAWMCRQLGVPRSSYYRWKEAXDTPTTIRHRELTDQVKTVFTTSDGIFGHRMVHAKLNTAGVDISVGTVASIMAENGWSARRMRAFKRTTIPSDPEKVFKDLIGRDFTAATPGTRLVGDITYLRTGEGWLYLATVIDLCTRMIVGWAMADHMRASLCVSALTMARDRGHLRAGAIFHSDHGVQYTSRELGSWCAGNRIRQSMXAKGVCWDNAVAESXFSSLKNEFYHHYSFDTRQEARRATMRYIEVFYNRWRPHTHNDGLPPATAMANFTTQNQQQRLAA, from the coding sequence ATTCCTAAAAGTTTCAGCGTTCTTCGCCAAAGAACAACGGTAGATGACCTCTATCGTCTTGTTCAGCAGCAGGAGAACGCTGGAGANAAAGTAGCCTGGATGTGCCGACAACTAGGCGTCCCGCGGTCCTCGTATTACCGCTGGAAAGAAGCANAAGATACGCCCACAACCATTCGCCACCGGGAGCTGACCGATCAGGTGAAGACTGTCTTTACAACCTCCGACGGGATCTTTGGCCACCGCATGGTCCACGCAAAACTCAACACAGCCGGTGTTGATATCTCCGTGGGAACGGTGGCCTCGATCATGGCAGAGAATGGCTGGTCAGCCAGACGAATGCGGGCTTTCAAACGCACCACCATCCCCTCAGACCCGGAGAAAGTCTTCAAAGACTTGATCGGCCGAGACTTCACCGCTGCAACCCCAGGCACCCGCCTAGTCGGCGACATCACCTACTTGCGCACCGGTGAGGGATGGCTGTACCTAGCCACCGTCATCGACCTATGCACCCGCATGATCGTGGGCTGGGCCATGGCAGATCACATGCGTGCCTCCCTGTGTGTCAGCGCGCTGACGATGGCCAGAGACCGCGGCCATCTACGTGCCGGCGCAATTTTTCATTCCGATCATGGTGTGCAATACACCTCCCGTGAACTTGGATCCTGGTGCGCTGGCAACAGGATCCGCCAGTCCATGNGGGCCAAGGGCGTGTGTTGGGATAATGCCGTGGCTGAGTCANTTTTCTCGTCCCTGAAGAACGAGTTCTATCACCACTACAGCTTTGACACCCGCCAAGAAGCCAGGCGGGCCACCATGCGCTACATTGAGGTTTTCTACAACCGGTGGAGACCACACACCCACAATGACGGCCTACCGCCGGCAACGGCCATGGCCAACTTCACCACCCAAAACCAGCAACAACGCCTAGCTGCCTAA
- a CDS encoding transposase, with amino-acid sequence MSSRPTYSDEFKADAVALAESSGRPLALVAAELGISLTALKRWIKLSHEGHEGGGPKPDLPVDTAKYKAMEVRLRELERENEFLKVSAFFAKEQR; translated from the coding sequence ATGTCTTCTCGACCAACCTATTCCGATGAGTTCAAAGCTGATGCTGTTGCCTTGGCTGAATCCTCTGGCCGCCCTTTAGCTCTTGTAGCTGCTGAACTCGGCATCTCNCTGACCGCACTCAAACGCTGGATCAAGCTCTCCCACGAGGGCCACGAAGGCGGCGGCCCTAAACCTGATTTACCCGTGGATACCGCTAAATACAAGGCCATGGAAGTGCGGCTACGTGAGCTTGAACGGGAGAATGAATTCCTAAAAGTTTCAGCGTTCTTCGCCAAAGAACAACGGTAG